A window of the Chlamydiales bacterium STE3 genome harbors these coding sequences:
- a CDS encoding putative DNA-binding protein HU (Product derived from UniProtKB/Swiss-Prot:P64386;Gene name derived from UniProtKB/Swiss-Prot:P64386), whose translation MGTMTKKSTMTKKKLISSISQEKGLHPNDVRNVIQAFLDRMTESLAEGERLEFRDFGVFEVVVRKQKIGRNPKNASVPIVIPARYAVKFTPGKKMRKLIEKAEKVAFET comes from the coding sequence ATGGGAACCATGACAAAGAAAAGTACTATGACAAAAAAAAAGCTTATTAGTTCAATTTCTCAGGAAAAAGGTCTTCATCCAAACGATGTAAGAAATGTCATTCAAGCCTTTCTAGATAGAATGACTGAAAGTCTAGCAGAGGGCGAGCGACTAGAGTTTCGCGATTTCGGTGTTTTTGAAGTTGTTGTGCGCAAACAAAAAATTGGGCGTAATCCGAAAAATGCTTCTGTGCCTATCGTAATTCCTGCACGCTATGCCGTGAAATTTACTCCAGGAAAGAAAATGCGCAAGTTAATTGAAAAAGCTGAAAAAGTTGCTTTTGAAACTTAA